Proteins found in one Mustela lutreola isolate mMusLut2 chromosome 10, mMusLut2.pri, whole genome shotgun sequence genomic segment:
- the UTP11 gene encoding probable U3 small nucleolar RNA-associated protein 11: protein MAAAFRKAAKSRQREHRERSQPGFRKHLGLLEKKKDYKLRADDYRKKQEYLRALRKKALEKNPDEFYYKMTRVKLQDGVHVIKETKEEVTPEQLKLMRTQDVKYIEMKRVAEAKKIERLKSELHLLDFQGKQQNKHVFFLDTKKEVEQFDVATHLRTAPELVDRVFNRPTLETLQKEKVKGVTQQTRLKRIAKERQKQYNCLTQRIEREKKLFVIAQKIQTRKDLLDKTQKVKVKKQTVNSPAIYKFQSRRKR from the exons CCTGGCTTTCGAAAACATCTGGGCCtgttggagaaaaagaaagattacaaACTTCGTGCAGA TGACTACCGAAAAAAACAGGAATACCTCAGAGCTCTCCGGAAGAAGGCTCTTGAAAAAAATCCAGATGAATTCTACTACAAAATGACTCGGGTTAAACTCCAG GATGGAGTTCACGTAATTAAGGAGACTAAGGAGGAAGTAACTCCAGAACAACTGAAACTGATGAGAACCCAGGATGtcaaatatatagaaatgaaaaggGTTGCGGAAGCTAAG AAAATTGAAAGACTAAAATCAGAGCTCCATCTGCTGGATTTCCAGGGGAAGCAGCAGAATAAGCATGTGTTTTTTTTGGACACCAAAAAGGAAG TTGAGCAGTTTGATGTTGCCACTCACCTGCGAACAGCCCCGGAACTTGTTGACAGAGTCTTTAATAGACCAACACTAGAGACTTTGCAGAAGGAGAAAGTGAAGGGGGTTACCCAGCAGACTCGACTGAAG CGGATAGctaaagaaagacaaaagcagTATAACTGCCTGACACAGCGGATTGAACGTGAGAAGAAATTGTTTGTTATTGCACAGAAAATTCAAACACGAAAAGATCTTCTG GATAAAACTCAGAAGGTGAAGGTGAAGAAACAAACTGTGAACTCTCCAGCTATTTACAAATTCCAAAGTCGTCGAAAACGTTGA
- the POU3F1 gene encoding POU domain, class 3, transcription factor 1: MATTAQYLPRGPGGGAGGTGPLMHPDAAAAAAAAAAAERLHAGAAYREVQKLMHHEWLGAGAGHPVGLAHPQWLPTGGGGGGDWAGGPHLEHGKAGGGGTGRADDGGGGGGGFHARLVHQGAAHAGAAWAQGGTAHHLGPAMSPSPGAGGGHQPQPLGLYAQAAYPGGGGGGLAGMLAAGGGGAGPGLHHALHEDGHEAQLEPSPPPHLGAHGHAHGHAHAGGLHAAAAHLHPGAGGGGSSVGEHSDEDAPSSDDLEQFAKQFKQRRIKLGFTQADVGLALGTLYGNVFSQTTICRFEALQLSFKNMCKLKPLLNKWLEETDSSSGSPTNLDKIAAQGRKRKKRTSIEVGVKGALESHFLKCPKPSAHEITGLADSLQLEKEVVRVWFCNRRQKEKRMTPAAGAGHPPMDDVYAPGELGPGGGGASPPSAPPPPPPAALHHHHHHTLPGSVQ; encoded by the coding sequence ATGGCCACCACCGCGCAGTACCTGCCGCGGGGCCCCGGTGGCGGAGCCGGGGGCACGGGACCGCTTATGCACCCGGACgccgcggcggcagcggcggcggcggcggccgccgaGCGGCTGCACGCGGGAGCCGCGTACCGCGAAGTGCAGAAGCTGATGCACCACGAGTGGCTGGGCGCGGGCGCGGGCCACCCCGTGGGCCTAGCGCACCCCCAGTGGCTACCCacgggaggaggcggcggcggcgactgGGCCGGGGGCCCGCACCTGGAACACGGCAAGGCGGGCGGTGGCGGCACCGGCCGAGCCGACGacggcggcggcggaggaggagGTTTCCACGCGCGCCTGGTGCACCAGGGGGCGGCCCACGCGGGCGCTGCATGGGCGCAGGGCGGCACGGCGCACCACTTGGGCCCGGCCATGTCGCCGTCCCCAGGGGCCGGCGGGGGCCACCAGCCCCAGCCGCTCGGGCTGTACGCGCAGGCGGCCTAcccggggggcggcggcggcggcctggCCGGGATGCTGGCAGCAGGCGGCGGCGGTGCGGGACCCGGCCTGCACCACGCGCTGCACGAGGACGGCCACGAGGCGCAGCTGGAGCCGTCGCCTCCGCCGCACCTGGGCGCCCACGGACACGCACACGGACATGCACACGCGGGCGGCCTGCACGCGGCGGCGGCGCACCTGCACCCGGGCGCGGGCGGCGGTGGCTCGTCGGTGGGCGAGCACTCGGACGAGGACGCGCCCAGCTCGGACGACCTGGAGCAGTTCGCCAAGCAGTTCAAGCAGCGGCGCATCAAGCTGGGCTTCACACAGGCCGACGTGGGGCTGGCGCTGGGAACACTGTACGGTAACGTGTTCTCGCAGACCACCATCTGCCGCTTCGAGGCCCTGCAGCTGAGTTTCAAGAACATGTGCAAGCTCAAGCCGCTGCTCAACAAGTGGCTGGAGGAGACCGACTCGTCCAGCGGCAGCCCCACCAACCTGGACAAGATCGCGGCGCAGGGCCGCAAGCGAAAGAAGCGCACGTCCATCGAGGTGGGGGTGAAAGGCGCGCTCGAGAGCCACTTTCTCAAGTGTCCCAAGCCCTCGGCGCACGAGATCACCGGCCTGGCCGACAGCCTGCAGCTGGAGAAGGAGGTGGTGCGCGTCTGGTTCTGCAACCGGCGGCAGAAGGAGAAGCGCATGACCCCGGCGGCCGGCGCCGGCCACCCGCCCATGGACGACGTTTACGCCCCCGGCGAGctggggccgggcgggggcggtGCATCGCCGCCCTcggcgcccccgccgcccccgccggccgcgctgcaccaccaccaccaccacacactgCCCGGCTCGGTGCAGTGA